From the genome of bacterium, one region includes:
- a CDS encoding nucleotidyl transferase AbiEii/AbiGii toxin family protein translates to MDRFIRLSDDERRRYFVQTAERMRLSPQIIEKDFWVCWTLRELFALPNIGSMLIFKGGTSLSKAYRLIERFSEDVDVSLDRAGLGFGDETSNPEAVISGKERKRRINRLKAACQHKIDNELRPMMIKTIEAALGDAQGWSLTVDEDDPDRQTLLYAYPS, encoded by the coding sequence ATGGATCGGTTTATTCGACTATCCGACGATGAGCGTCGTCGCTACTTTGTGCAAACGGCAGAGCGGATGCGACTCAGTCCGCAGATCATCGAGAAGGATTTCTGGGTCTGCTGGACGCTGCGCGAGCTTTTTGCCCTGCCGAACATCGGGAGTATGCTCATTTTCAAAGGAGGAACCTCGCTGTCCAAGGCGTACCGGTTGATCGAACGCTTTTCTGAGGATGTTGACGTATCGCTGGACCGTGCCGGTCTTGGTTTTGGCGATGAAACCTCCAATCCGGAGGCGGTCATCAGCGGCAAGGAGAGAAAACGTCGGATCAATCGACTCAAAGCAGCCTGTCAACATAAGATCGACAATGAATTAAGGCCGATGATGATCAAAACCATCGAGGCCGCTCTTGGGGATGCGCAGGGCTGGTCACTGACGGTTGATGAGGATGACCCCGACCGTCAGACCCTCCTTTACGCCTATCCGTCAA